One window from the genome of Glycine soja cultivar W05 chromosome 12, ASM419377v2, whole genome shotgun sequence encodes:
- the LOC114378749 gene encoding LOB domain-containing protein 2 encodes MHPACAACKHQRKKCSENCILEPYFPSNRSREFYAVHKVFGVSNITKLVKNAKEEDRRKVVDSLIWEACCRQRDPIQGPYGEYTKVYNEYKKVLDEIKRFRSQNQLLQIPSLGFKSVQDLIACNGTKGEHKASVNNASNYLHGKKNGIIDTNIYNTYCSNYLLEFQNIRPEVVIPFQQHSQPYYITGINL; translated from the coding sequence ATGCATCCGGCATGTGCAGCATGCAAGCATCAAAGGAAgaaatgcagtgaaaactgtataTTGGAACCTTACTTTCCATCGAATAGAAGTCGTGAGTTCTATGCTGTGCACAAGGTTTTTGGTGTTAGCAACATAACCAAGTTGGTAAAGAATGCTAAAGAGGAAGATAGAAGAAAAGTTGTGGACTCATTGATATGGGAAGCATGTTGTAGGCAAAGGGACCCTATACAAGGTCCTTATGGAGAGTACACAAAAGTTTACAATGAGTATAAGAAAGTGTTGGATGAAATTAAGAGATTCAGAAGCCAAAACCAACTTTTGCAAATTCCCTCTCTAGGGTTTAAGTCTGTACAAGATTTGATTGCTTGCAATGGAACCAAAGGGGAACACAAAGCGTCAGTTAATAATGCATCAAATTATCTTCATGGGAAAAAGAATGGTATTATTgatactaatatttataatacttaTTGTTCGAATTATTTGCTAGAGTTTCAGAATATAAGGCCAGAAGTTGTCATACCGTTTCAGCAACACTCTCAACCATACTACATTACAGGTATCaatctttga
- the LOC114380563 gene encoding glucosidase 2 subunit beta-like, translating to MDSHCLLRFRFACFVLFASVACCFSHPSLLGIHPLDEKYYNSEVIKCRDGSKSFSRDRLNDNFCDCPDGTDEPGTSACPNGKFYCRNLGSKPQFIVSSHVNDHFCDCCDGSDEYDGIICCPNTCVMGGNAESTFSNCKSEASQNGVKSEESVHTGLKLVIILQVVLVIFLVFLWSFRCRTRSRRRHYR from the exons ATGGACTCGCATTGCCTCTTACGTTTCCGCTTCGCATGTTTTGTTCTCTTCGCTTCCGTCGCATGTTGCTTTTCACACCCTTCTCTCCTCGGTATACACCCTCTAG ATGAGAAATATTACAACTCTGAGGTGATCAAGTGCAGGGATGGATCAAAATCCTTCTCCAGAGACCGTCTCAATGACAATTTCTGTGATTGTCCTGATGGCACTGATGAGCCTG GAACTTCAGCTTGCCCCAACGGAAAATTTTATTGCAGAAACCTAGGTAGCAAGCCGCAGTTTATAGTTTCTTCTCATGTTAATGATCATTTTTGTG ATTGTTGTGATGGGAGTGATGAATATGATGGAATCATTTGTTGCCCAAACACATGTGTCATGGGTGGGAATGCTGAGTCCACGTTTAGCAATTGCAAGTCAGAAGCAAGTCAAAATGGAGTGAAGTCAGAGGAATCAGTTCATACTG GTTTGAAGTTGGTGATTATTCTACAAGTGGTTCTGGTTATTTTTCTGGTATTTCTCTGGAGTTTTCGTTGCCGCACCAGATCTAGAAGGAGACATTACCGTTGA
- the LOC114379235 gene encoding rac-like GTP-binding protein RAC2 yields the protein MSTTRFIKCVTVGDGAVGKTCMLISYTSNTFPTDYVPTVFDNFSANVVVDGSTVNLGLWDTAGQEDYNRLRPLSYRGADVFLLAFSLISKASYENISKKWIPELRHYAPTVPIVLVGTKLDLREDRQYLIDHPGTTAIATAQGEELKKAIGAAVYIECSSKTQQNVKAVFDAAIKVVLQPPKSKKKGKKKNTPCVFL from the exons ATGAGCACAACACGGTTTATTAAGTGTGTCACTGTTGGTGATGGGGCTGTGGGAAAGACTTGCATGCTTATCTCTTACACTAGCAACACTTTCCCCACG GATTATGTTCCTACAGTTTTCGACAATTTCAGTGCAAATGTTGTGGTTGATGGCAGCACAGTTAACCTGGGATTGTGGGACACTGCTG GACAGGAAGATTACAACAGGCTTAGGCCATTGAGTTACAGAGGAGCAGATGTGTTCTTGCTGGCCTTTTCCCTCATCAGCAAAGCCAGCTATGAAAATATATCTAAAAAG TGGATTCCTGAATTGAGACATTATGCCCCAACTGTGCCTATTGTACTGGTTGGAACTAAACTTG ATTTGAGGGAAGACAGGCAATATTTGATTGATCATCCTGGAACCACAGCTATAGCTACTGCCCAG GGAGAAGAACTGAAGAAGGCAATTGGTGCTGCTGTGTACATAGAGTGCAGCTCAAAGACTCAGCAG AATGTGAAGGCCGTGTTTGATGCTGCAATCAAGGTTGTTTTGCAACCACCTAAGTccaagaaaaaaggaaagaagaagaacacgccttgtgttttcctctga